In Lutra lutra chromosome 6, mLutLut1.2, whole genome shotgun sequence, the following are encoded in one genomic region:
- the OARD1 gene encoding ADP-ribose glycohydrolase OARD1 gives MAGSPNEDSEGSRITYVKGDLFACPKTDSLAHCISEDCRMGAGIAVLFKKKFGGVQELLNQQKKSGEVAVLKRDGRYIYYLITKKRASHKPTYENLQKSLEAMKSHCLKNGVTDLSMPRIGCGLDRLQWENVSAMIEEVFEATDIRITVYTL, from the exons ATGGCCGGCAGCCCTAATGAAGATTCAGAAGGAAGCAGA ATCACTTATGTGAAAGGAGACCTTTTCGCATGCCCCAAAACAGACTCTTTAGCCCACTGTATCAGTGAGGATTGTCGAATGGGTGCTGGGATAGCTGTCCTCttcaagaagaaatttggagGGGTGCAGGAACTGTTAAATCAAC aaaagaaatCTGGAGAAGTGGCTGTTCTGAAGAGAGATGGGCGATATATATATTACTTG ATTACAAAGAAAAGGGCTTCACATAAGCCAACTTACGAAAATTTGCAGAAGAGTTTAGAGGCCATGAAGTCCCACTGTCTGAAGAATGGAGTCACCGACCTCTCCATGCCCAG aattgGATGTGGTCTTGATCGTCTGCAATGGGAAAATGTATCTGCAATGATTGAAGAGGTGTTTGAAGCCACAGACATCAGAATTACTGTGTACACACTGTGA